A region from the Tahibacter amnicola genome encodes:
- a CDS encoding helix-turn-helix domain-containing protein: MPILVRLDEKLHERRMTLTELATRVDITVANLSILKTGKAKAIRFSTLEAICVALDCQPGELLEFRRDENSSDETTLSDMTEETHA; the protein is encoded by the coding sequence ATGCCTATCCTCGTCCGCCTCGACGAAAAGCTGCACGAGCGTCGTATGACGCTGACGGAGCTGGCCACGCGCGTCGATATCACCGTGGCCAATCTTTCAATCCTCAAGACAGGAAAGGCCAAGGCAATCCGCTTCTCCACCCTCGAAGCCATCTGCGTTGCCCTCGACTGTCAGCCGGGCGAACTGCTGGAGTTTCGACGTGACGAAAACTCAAGCGACGAAACGACACTCAGCGACATGACCGAGGAGACCCACGCGTGA
- a CDS encoding DUF2975 domain-containing protein — protein MTRVSIQALALARPVIRALVGLNILYALLLLALLGVSFFIPGWPERPLGFDLVNAHPQIGLGLRAIVIVGLLGAGIVHTILRQLDAIVGTVHGGDPFVLDNAQRLESIAWRVAALEGLRLIVAAIAAVVWEPGKIDAFSLAPWLAVMLLFVLAGVFAHGARMRADLEGTV, from the coding sequence ATGACCCGTGTCAGCATCCAGGCCCTTGCCCTCGCCCGCCCTGTGATCAGAGCCCTTGTCGGCCTGAACATCCTGTACGCCTTGCTGCTGCTCGCCCTGCTCGGCGTCAGCTTTTTCATACCGGGCTGGCCCGAACGACCGCTCGGTTTCGACCTCGTCAACGCCCATCCGCAGATCGGTCTTGGACTTCGCGCCATCGTCATTGTCGGACTGCTGGGCGCAGGAATTGTGCACACGATCCTGCGACAACTCGATGCCATCGTGGGTACGGTCCACGGGGGTGATCCCTTCGTACTCGACAACGCCCAGCGACTGGAGTCGATCGCCTGGCGAGTCGCCGCACTCGAGGGGCTTCGCCTGATCGTCGCAGCCATTGCGGCCGTGGTGTGGGAGCCCGGCAAGATCGACGCCTTCTCACTCGCCCCCTGGCTTGCGGTAATGCTGCTATTCGTGCTGGCTGGCGTGTTTGCGCACGGCGCACGGATGCGCGCGGACCTTGAAGGCACGGTGTGA